The Negativicutes bacterium genomic interval CACCAATATCGATAATAATATCATCAGCTTTAATCTTAGCTTTCGCTAACGTTAAAATTCTAACTTCTTCTTTCGTCATCGGAATATTTCCACGAATAAACTCAGTATCTGCTATTCCTATAAAATGCAATTATTTCACCACCATTATACAATGCTTTATTTCTTTATATTGTATTACTTCCGCTAAACTTATATTAACAATATTTTCATCATCATAAGATAGCTTTTCACAAAGCCAAACTTGTGAAGTACTTGGCCAATTATTTTCCAGTAAAATCTCCGCAATTTTTTTTGAATTATAGGTATTGTCAGTTAGCATTCCTAAAACTTTTTCAGGAATATACTCGATTTGTTCTGGGCTAGGGATTCGACCATGAAAACTTAATAGTGTCGCCTCCTGCCAAGCGATTTTAATTCGCGAAAAAGCAACTTGCATTGAACTAATTCCAGGAATTACTTCAATTTCAACAGTGCTAAAAGTTCTTTTTAGTGCTGGCAATAAACTATAATAGCCGGGGTCACCGGAAACTAATACTATCACATCAGCTGACCTTAAGTTTTCTTCAATAAAAGTCATTACCGCAGTTAAATCACCAGTTATATTATATTTTTTAATACCTTCTTGTCCATAAGTGCTAAGCGCTCTGGCACTTCCCACTAATACTTTCGCATTTTTAATCTTCTTTAGGGCTATCGGCAAAAGATAATCTGGCGAACCAGGACCAATTCCCACTACAATTATTTTATTTTGCATCCTAAGCTCCTTCCTAATACTTGAGCTTGTTCATCATACCCTAAAAGGTCTCCTTTAAGCGTAACAATAATACTGCCAACTTTTAATTCACCAAAAGTGTAGCGTTCTGCTCTCAAGCTAATTCGCTGTGCCAAAATATTATAAACTTCGTTCAATTTTGCATTCTCAATTAAGGGAATGGCCGCTTCGGTAGTAGTGCAATTTAATATTGCTCTAATCAAATCTTGATTTGCCCCTAATAATGCTAAATATGCCGCTAGTGTTTCCAGTCTAGCATCAGCAATCCGATTATGTGTATGAAAGATACCACTTGCCATTTTTACCAACTTACCTAAATGCCCCAACACTATCACATTTTTTATATTATTTTTAACAGTGCATTCTAACATATGACCAATAAAATTACTGGTTTGAATAACAAGCTTAGGATCGAATTTATATTTTTCAATGGCAATATCTTGACCAATTTTACCAGGAACTAAAACAATTGTCTCAGCACCTAAAGCTTTTGCTACACTAATTTGTGGCGATAAAGAGTTTTTAAAGGCCTCTTCTGACATTGGTCTAACAACTCCAGAAGTACCAATTATCGACAAGCCGTTTTGAATTCCCAATATTGGATTTAAAGTTTTCTTTGCTAACTCTTTCCCTTTCGGAATACTAACAATTATTTCACAAAAAATAGTGTCAGTATTAATAAATTCTGCCACTGCTTTTTCTATCATTATTCTTGGTCCTTTATTAATAGCCGGCTCTCCCGGTAAAATCTCCAGCCCTGGTTTAGTAACAATACCTACACCTTCACCTGCTATTATTTTTAGACCATTATGAGAATTTTCCTTAACCTTAACTTCCGTAATTATTTCAATACCATTGGTTATATCAGGGTCATCACCAGCATCCTTAATAACAATTGCCTTATAACCATTTTCAGTTTTTATAACACTAAAAATAGGAACTTCAATATCTGCATCTTGTGGTGATTTAATAATAACATTATTGGGATATTCTCCATTAAAGGCTAATAAACAAGCTTTAACACCTGCCGTAACACACGAGCCCGTTGTATAACCACAGCGCATCTCATCCAAAAAAAAACCTCCTGCTTATAGCAGGAGGTAGCAAAAAACAATCGGTACTCCGTTATTTTTCATTACCACCTGCCTATCTTCCGTAGGTACAAATTTTAGCAAACTAAAATTAGCGGTGTGTCAGAATAGGTAGGTCTCCTGGCTAAAATCATCAAATACCTAAGCCTTCCCGGTAAACCAGTGGCACAATATAGATATTCTCCTCAATACAGTGGCGGGACCGCGTCGGTATCAAACCGAACTTCCCTATTAAGCATAAAGTTATGCACCTATTCCCCGTTTTTTATATATTTATAAATAAATTTATTATCGACTTGTTTTACTAACAATAATTTTTGTCGAGTCTGTTCCGGAATTCTCTCATAATCAATATCACGCAAAACAAAATAAGATTGATTTTGTTTTGTTAATAATGCTTCGATATCAGGAATATTGTTTTTGCTAAAAAACAATTCTTCACCATAATAGTTACTATAAAAAGAAAAGCCCGGTCTTAAAAATTTTGATACATAAATTGGACTTTTTTGATCATAATGGTTAATAAATTCTTTAGCCAAATTATTGCTGGCAAATTGTGGTGCAATCGCACCAAAGGTAATTCCATATAACGTCGCTATTATAACTATCATCATGATAACATTGCTGACAAACGCATAATTAAACTTATTTTTATAAATAAAAGAAGTATTAATCAGCAAATTTAATAATAAAACACTAGCAATAATTATAACACTGGTTTCTAAACCAGGCAACTGATTGATATTAAAATATAAAGCGGCAATAAACAGACCATTTAATACCAAATTCAAACTTAACCAACCGACTTGCTTAGCTTTGTGATAATAATTTTGTTGTATTTGCTGTAAAAACCAGCCTGTGATAATTGCTAATGGTGGAAACAGCGGTAAAATATATGATACCAATTTTGTTTGTGAAATACTAAAAAAAATAAAAATAAAAAATACCCAAATATTTAAAAATAATAATTCATTGTATTTTTCCTTAGCTTTAGTTAATGATTTATAAAGAGCTTGAACCATTATAGTTGACCAAGGGAAAAACCCTATTAATAAAACAGGAATGTAATAATACCACAATACCCCACTTGGATGTTCCGGTGAAGTAAAGCGAGTAATATTGTGAAAACCTAAGAAGGTTTCGATAAAAATACTACCATGCGTTAGATACATATAAACATACCATGGAAAAGCCACTATCGAAAACAAAATAAAACCTGTTGGTATTTTCATTTGCTTAATTTCAGTAAAATTCCGTGTTATTAATAAATAAAGTAAAATTATAAATCCCGGAAAAATAATTCCTATTGGCCCCTTAGTCAAGGTTGCCAGTCCGGCAAAAATATAAAATAAATAATATTTTTTTTGCATAAATAAAAACAATGCGACCGATAAAAATAGCGTTAAAGTGATGTCAGTAACCGCCGCTTTACTAAGATAAAAGAATTCAACACTGGTCAGTAATATCAGTGCACTATACATTGCAACTTTTTCATTGAAAAATTTATTCGCAAAATAATATCCTGTAAAAATTAAAACAATGCCTAAAATTGCCGAAGGAAATCTTGCTGCAAAATCATTAATACCAAAGAGCTTATAACTACCAGCAACTAACCAATAATACATCGGTGGTTTATCAAACCAATAATAACCATAAATTTTTGGTGATAATAAATCTCCCGCTGCTAACATTTCTTTGGGACTT includes:
- a CDS encoding glycosyltransferase family 39 protein — encoded protein: MFFNLGSVPLLDPDEPVYAESPKEMLAAGDLLSPKIYGYYWFDKPPMYYWLVAGSYKLFGINDFAARFPSAILGIVLIFTGYYFANKFFNEKVAMYSALILLTSVEFFYLSKAAVTDITLTLFLSVALFLFMQKKYYLFYIFAGLATLTKGPIGIIFPGFIILLYLLITRNFTEIKQMKIPTGFILFSIVAFPWYVYMYLTHGSIFIETFLGFHNITRFTSPEHPSGVLWYYYIPVLLIGFFPWSTIMVQALYKSLTKAKEKYNELLFLNIWVFFIFIFFSISQTKLVSYILPLFPPLAIITGWFLQQIQQNYYHKAKQVGWLSLNLVLNGLFIAALYFNINQLPGLETSVIIIASVLLLNLLINTSFIYKNKFNYAFVSNVIMMIVIIATLYGITFGAIAPQFASNNLAKEFINHYDQKSPIYVSKFLRPGFSFYSNYYGEELFFSKNNIPDIEALLTKQNQSYFVLRDIDYERIPEQTRQKLLLVKQVDNKFIYKYIKNGE
- the cbiE gene encoding precorrin-6y C5,15-methyltransferase (decarboxylating) subunit CbiE — its product is MQNKIIVVGIGPGSPDYLLPIALKKIKNAKVLVGSARALSTYGQEGIKKYNITGDLTAVMTFIEENLRSADVIVLVSGDPGYYSLLPALKRTFSTVEIEVIPGISSMQVAFSRIKIAWQEATLLSFHGRIPSPEQIEYIPEKVLGMLTDNTYNSKKIAEILLENNWPSTSQVWLCEKLSYDDENIVNISLAEVIQYKEIKHCIMVVK
- the cbiD gene encoding cobalamin biosynthesis protein CbiD — encoded protein: MRCGYTTGSCVTAGVKACLLAFNGEYPNNVIIKSPQDADIEVPIFSVIKTENGYKAIVIKDAGDDPDITNGIEIITEVKVKENSHNGLKIIAGEGVGIVTKPGLEILPGEPAINKGPRIMIEKAVAEFINTDTIFCEIIVSIPKGKELAKKTLNPILGIQNGLSIIGTSGVVRPMSEEAFKNSLSPQISVAKALGAETIVLVPGKIGQDIAIEKYKFDPKLVIQTSNFIGHMLECTVKNNIKNVIVLGHLGKLVKMASGIFHTHNRIADARLETLAAYLALLGANQDLIRAILNCTTTEAAIPLIENAKLNEVYNILAQRISLRAERYTFGELKVGSIIVTLKGDLLGYDEQAQVLGRSLGCKIK